From Thermodesulfovibrionales bacterium:
TTCAACGACCCTCTGCTGAATGAACTCGAAGAGAGGGTCGGAGTATCGAACCAGAATGTTGCTGTTGCGGAAGCGCAGTATCACCAGGCGAGGGCGCTTGTCCAGGCGGTCCGCGCCGGTTATTTCCCGAAGATCACCGCAGGGGCCTCGGTGACGCGCTCCAGGGGATCGTCGCATGTTGGAAGCGGGTCCTTTACCTCGGCGGGCACTACGAATGATTTTTTGCTGCCTGTCGATTTTTCATGGGAGCTTGATATCTGGGGAAAAGTGCGGCGTTCTGTCGAGGCGAGTCAGGCAAGTGCGGAGGCGAGCGCGGCCAACCTCGAAGCTGTCCGGCTCAGCATGCAGGCTGAGCTTGCGGTGGACTATTTCGCGCTCCGCTCCCTCGACGCGCAAAAGGAGCTTCTGGATGCGACGGCAGCAGCTTACGAGAAATCCCTCCAGCTGACAAAGAACCGGTACAACAGCGGCATCGCCTCGAGAGGCGATGTGCTCTTGGCTGAAACCCAGGTCAACACTACCCAGGCCCAGGCGATCGATACCAGCGTTCAGCGCGCGCAGCTGGAGCACGCCATCGCGTTGCTTGTCGGAACGGCGGCGTCCGTCTTTTCGCTCAAGATTGCGCCGCTTACGGCACTTCCTCCGGCGATACCTGTGGGAGTGCCCTCTGAACTCCTTGAACGCAGACCGGATATCGCATCTTCCGAGCGGAGTGTCGCTGCTGCGAACGCCCAGATCGGGGTCGCTATGGCAGCTTATTATCCGACTGTCACCCTAAGTGCATCAGGAGGATTCGAGTCCTCACAGTTCTCGAAGTGGCTGACATGGCCAAGCCGCTTCTGGTCGGTGGGGCCTTCGGTACTGGAGACCGTTGTTGAAGGAGGGCTGAGGCGAGCGCAGACCGAAGAGGCACGGGCCGCCTATGACGCGAGTGTTGCATCCTATCGTCAGACGGTGTTGACCGCATTTCAGGAGGTAGAAGACAATCTGGCGGCTCTGCGCATCCTGGAGGACGAAGCCAGGGTGCAGGACGAGGCAGTGAAGGCTGCGACGCAGGCGCTCGCGGTAACGACAAACCAGTATAAGGCCGGAACAGTGAGTTACATCGATGTGATCGTTACTCAAGCCCTCGCGCTGAACAACGAGAGGACCTTAATCACCATTCAAGGCAGGCGGATGGTCGCGGCGGCGCTACTCATCAAGGCCCTGGGCGGTGGGTGGAATGAGGCCGAATTCCTTACGACTGCCAATGTTAAGGACGAGGACAGATCAGCGGACCAGGCAGACAGGACTGTGAGCGAGGGACCTCACAGTCCGCATTAAACCCAGGGTCCAGAGGTCTGATTCACAATGCTCCGACTCATGGATCATCGTAGCAAATTGGACGCTCTCCTGATACAATGAAGCTGATGAGGACACCTGCGGTCTTCATGTTAGGACAAGGAGACCATGGATGGATATCCTGTTCATCGTCATGAGCGAGGAGGGGTTATGCTGATAAGAGTGATGTATCAGAACGACAGCTTTGACATGGTAAAGCCTGCCCT
This genomic window contains:
- a CDS encoding efflux transporter outer membrane subunit — its product is MSHHHYKVILISTILLVFTACTVGPDYVRPATDVPPSYKESEGWKKAQPRDGVAKGPWWEIFNDPLLNELEERVGVSNQNVAVAEAQYHQARALVQAVRAGYFPKITAGASVTRSRGSSHVGSGSFTSAGTTNDFLLPVDFSWELDIWGKVRRSVEASQASAEASAANLEAVRLSMQAELAVDYFALRSLDAQKELLDATAAAYEKSLQLTKNRYNSGIASRGDVLLAETQVNTTQAQAIDTSVQRAQLEHAIALLVGTAASVFSLKIAPLTALPPAIPVGVPSELLERRPDIASSERSVAAANAQIGVAMAAYYPTVTLSASGGFESSQFSKWLTWPSRFWSVGPSVLETVVEGGLRRAQTEEARAAYDASVASYRQTVLTAFQEVEDNLAALRILEDEARVQDEAVKAATQALAVTTNQYKAGTVSYIDVIVTQALALNNERTLITIQGRRMVAAALLIKALGGGWNEAEFLTTANVKDEDRSADQADRTVSEGPHSPH